In Pseudomonadota bacterium, a genomic segment contains:
- a CDS encoding ATP-binding protein, with protein MASATHNSTPPAPPVTVQARIRRSLLSANCAVPLALFNALFAGLLALMIGSAALTPWLAIACSLCVADLLVRMVVRRTSRAAMPWPVLVTDAGVGMLWLFAALRFFPTGVPELQFYFLFSIGAAALCTAVYQHYWLPACFARIGAAMPVAGWQLLGADTPFAVLRASIVIAVWLAMLWLAYKLHQALLQRLQLTAARDALLRQVAESARELDVLREEEARSRAEAEQANLAKSRFLAHSSHDLRQPLHAIRLLLETVDDSALDQASVHVIERVRHSTDALGKLFDSLLDLTLLDTGQVAVDEHDVDVRELLMEVADDFAELARSNDVTLAVDATAHQASADPTVLRRMVQNLVANAIRHTPRGTVRLRSREANGELWLDVDDTGSGIAPQDQERIFEEFTRIADATAGQAGERLGLGLSIVSRLARFSNVSVTLDSAPGRGSCFTLGPFRATLPRVAAPSPAALAASSLAGQRVVVLDDDAETLEATGRLLKKWGLTVHLADRPEQLGLEDADILICDVELGPGPDGIEVVREAQAATASRIKPLLISGNASAELKARAQAHALTLLHKPVQPAQLKSAILTLVGNHQ; from the coding sequence ATGGCGTCCGCCACTCACAACTCCACCCCACCGGCCCCCCCGGTGACCGTACAGGCGCGCATTCGGCGCTCGCTCCTGTCCGCCAACTGCGCCGTGCCGCTGGCGTTGTTCAACGCCCTCTTCGCAGGCCTGCTGGCGCTGATGATCGGGAGTGCGGCGCTCACCCCGTGGCTGGCGATCGCCTGCTCGCTCTGCGTGGCCGACCTCCTGGTGCGCATGGTGGTGCGTCGCACATCGCGCGCCGCCATGCCCTGGCCCGTGCTGGTGACGGACGCGGGCGTCGGGATGCTGTGGCTCTTCGCCGCCCTCCGCTTCTTCCCCACGGGGGTGCCCGAGCTGCAGTTCTATTTCCTGTTCTCCATCGGCGCCGCGGCACTGTGCACAGCCGTCTACCAGCACTACTGGCTGCCCGCCTGCTTCGCCCGCATCGGCGCCGCGATGCCCGTCGCGGGCTGGCAACTGCTCGGTGCCGATACGCCCTTTGCCGTGCTCCGCGCGTCCATCGTGATCGCCGTGTGGCTCGCGATGCTGTGGCTCGCCTACAAGCTCCATCAGGCGCTCCTGCAACGCCTGCAACTCACCGCGGCCCGCGACGCGCTCCTGCGCCAGGTGGCCGAGAGCGCGCGCGAGCTCGACGTCCTGCGCGAAGAGGAGGCCCGCTCGCGGGCCGAAGCGGAGCAGGCCAATCTCGCCAAGTCGCGCTTTCTTGCGCACTCGAGCCACGACCTGCGCCAGCCCTTGCACGCCATTCGCCTGCTGCTGGAGACCGTCGACGACAGCGCCCTGGACCAAGCCTCCGTGCACGTGATCGAACGCGTACGCCACTCCACCGACGCGCTGGGCAAGCTCTTCGACTCGCTCCTGGACCTCACCCTGCTCGATACGGGACAGGTGGCCGTCGACGAGCACGACGTCGACGTGCGTGAGCTGCTGATGGAAGTGGCCGACGACTTCGCCGAGCTCGCCCGCTCCAACGACGTCACGCTGGCGGTGGACGCCACGGCGCACCAGGCGAGTGCCGACCCGACCGTGCTTCGACGCATGGTGCAGAACCTGGTGGCCAACGCGATCCGTCACACCCCACGGGGCACGGTCCGCCTGCGCTCAAGGGAGGCTAACGGAGAGCTTTGGCTGGACGTGGACGACACGGGCTCAGGGATAGCACCGCAAGACCAGGAGCGCATCTTCGAGGAGTTCACCCGCATCGCCGACGCCACGGCGGGCCAAGCGGGGGAACGGCTGGGTCTGGGCCTGTCGATCGTGAGTCGCCTGGCGCGCTTCAGCAATGTCTCGGTGACCCTCGATTCCGCGCCAGGGCGCGGCAGCTGCTTCACCCTCGGCCCCTTCCGGGCCACCCTGCCACGAGTGGCCGCACCGAGTCCCGCCGCCCTCGCCGCCTCATCCCTCGCCGGTCAACGCGTGGTTGTGCTCGACGACGATGCGGAAACCCTCGAAGCGACGGGTCGCCTACTGAAGAAGTGGGGGCTCACCGTGCACCTGGCCGATCGGCCGGAGCAACTGGGCTTGGAGGATGCCGACATCCTGATCTGCGACGTGGAGCTAGGGCCCGGGCCGGACGGGATCGAGGTCGTGCGCGAAGCGCAGGCCGCCACCGCCTCTCGCATCAAGCCACTGCTCATCTCCGGCAACGCTTCCGCCGAACTCAAGGCCCGCGCCCAGGCCCACGCCCTCACCTTGCTACATAAGCCGGTTCAGCCGGCGCAGCTGAAATCTGCAATACTCACGCTCGTAGGCAATCACCAATAA
- a CDS encoding response regulator transcription factor: MRALVADDHPMFREGICLMLSRLYTDATIDQAGDMSGVGEHLRASDALDLLTIDLFFPGFDYRKDLRALRQQLPLTPIIVISMLQDDGEIRDIMGMGINGFVSKAVRPENISAAIVEVMEGETVVLKSSTRVASQPQPAPGEDPFASLSARQLDVLRLIARGQSNKEIARELGLSPYTVRIHVSAMLKALGLSSRSAAASYAASRGFS, encoded by the coding sequence GTGCGGGCTCTCGTTGCCGACGATCACCCAATGTTTCGCGAAGGTATCTGCCTGATGCTCTCGCGCCTCTACACCGATGCCACGATCGATCAGGCAGGGGACATGTCGGGCGTCGGTGAGCACCTACGCGCCAGCGACGCCCTCGACCTCCTCACCATCGATCTGTTCTTCCCCGGCTTCGATTACCGCAAGGACCTGCGCGCCCTGCGCCAGCAGTTGCCCCTGACGCCCATCATCGTCATCTCCATGCTGCAAGACGACGGCGAGATCCGCGACATCATGGGCATGGGCATCAACGGCTTCGTCTCCAAGGCGGTGCGGCCGGAGAATATCTCCGCGGCCATCGTCGAGGTGATGGAGGGTGAGACGGTGGTGCTGAAGAGCTCGACGCGCGTGGCGTCCCAGCCGCAGCCCGCCCCGGGGGAGGATCCCTTCGCCTCCCTCTCCGCTCGACAGCTCGACGTGCTGCGCCTGATCGCTCGCGGGCAGTCGAACAAGGAGATCGCTCGCGAACTGGGCTTGTCGCCCTACACGGTGCGAATCCACGTCTCCGCGATGCTCAAGGCCTTAGGGCTGAGTTCGCGTTCGGCCGCGGCGTCCTACGCGGCCTCGCGCGGGTTCAGCTAA